The following DNA comes from Erigeron canadensis isolate Cc75 chromosome 3, C_canadensis_v1, whole genome shotgun sequence.
acatattattactatttgttTTACACAGGAACGAAAACTCaaaaccatgaatcacattgatgattttaaacctaacgtaattcagattttgaaccacatgccatatccatttgtacatatcaatgctaaattaagagtatctaaatcaccaaaacctaaaccacccatttttttacctgacaattgCGTTCCAATAGATctattacattttattttccgagttcgacccccctcctcccttaccccttctaaaaaaaaaaatgaagttgtgatctttatcaatcgaaatagagaaaaataatatatcataaataatttaaattgcCGAATTAGAATTCatcatagacaacgcattagtattgagtttagattttattctataataactttataaaatttACGAAATAAAACCATGGATGGAGTtcccactccaattttggtacaatgtaaacttttttaagggtatttttgtaattttgttcctacaaaatattaataaatatagaatacATACAAAATTGACTTTATTGTCATAGGTCCCTTCTTTGAAAGTACATCACTTGAttgtaaacattatttttgagataaacccctctattggtagagtaaaaattttaagatgtttttatttttaatagaacaagaaaaaaaaaggttggaaaagggtttttttttttgtttgggtaaatgtacagtacattgataatataattgtatgtaaaaaggttatatttttttcaaattccattataatagtaatcacaatagttatgcatatttagaagctaaattatatatcattaatttcgataatttattttatgttgtttaacaAAGCGCAACTTTTCcgtcaccacatgctccaaaattgcagatcaatgttaaaggttgacgtttacaaagttgtcactcacctaagctaaactcggccttctcaacactgtcgttgatgatttctaaacccgacattatatatatatatatatatatatatatatattgttgatacAGAttgttacgacattattaatattcaattctattttatttttgtttaaaatatagcttactatttttattaatagagAATTGATCtacatattttatatgaaacatatattaaatatttcaaattaaaatatgctttatttttttcatatgatattaactattattgtaTTGGATAAGATTTAAGATAGAtagtactccctccgtcccactaaaTTTGTCCACTTTTATTTTTCAGAGTCAAATTTTatgaactttgaccataaatatttttgtttgtatcatATGacatttgatgaaagttatatgaattgattgtgttttagatatgtgtttcattgatataactttcatcaattattatattacacaaataaaaatatttatgatcaaaattcgtaaagtttgactttgaaaatcaaaaagtggaCAAGTTTAGTGGGACGGGGGaattattattctattattaggatatattatagctattaatctattgaatatattatattaaaattattgggtaaaaagtgtaaatttatgatggaaaatcaaaaagtgtaaattaaatatgatattaactattattctattggataagatataagatagatagtattattctattattagaatatatattagctattaatctattgaatatattatattaaatttattgggtaaaaagtgtaaatttgtgatggaaaatcaaaaggtgtaaattaaatataaagagggatttttttgtatagttataaaaagtataagtattaatattgtcatttaataaagatgaaataattaaatttgatctaatggttataaatcaaagatggaatcCATCCAAAGGTTctatagttataaaaagtataagtattaatattgtcatttaataaagatgaaataattaaatttgatctaatggttctaaatcaaaaatgaaatccATCCAAaagttcttgtttgtttatgaataaatttaacacgttgttatatatatattggtagatacatAGCCTACTCCCTTGTCAAACCGTATCACCAAATCTCCAACATCATCCTCTCTTTCACCATCTTTACATAAAAGATATTAATTAATACTCGTTGTATAACTTGGATTTGATCACATGAGTTTATCTTTATCTCTTAATTCTATTATGTTCGCAAAGCTGGTGTATGTTAGTTATCGATCTCAAAGTTCCTATACTTTAATACTTTATtaacaaacaacaaaaatatattatcaacAAACAGATGTAGAATTCTACCGCCAGTCATACCCACGGATTGATTGTgttggtgacgtggtcgatctctaccggacgataaAGTGGAAATaccgctgagtccaatcaccactgctgttcaaaaaaataataataataaaaataaaacgtTTTGTAAGATAAAATTCGTGATATCCTGGCTATATAAAGTAGAGTTGTACTATACGTTATTTACAAAAAGTGATCGATCAACACGATTCGTATTTATATCCGATCATTGAAATATTACCCCATATTTGTATTAGATGGAAACTAGTATATCCAAAGTACACACGACCCAAAAATTTCTGAGAAAacgtttttctttataaattaattaatatttaaaccaAGAATATCTAAGAAATCTAggatgaaatatatatttgacattAAACTATTGGTATTTTGTTACTAATGGGTGTATTTTGGTGTCAAATTTCTGACGGAATTTTATTGTCATAATTTCGTTGAAAGTTTGTGACTCTTCTATTCATGCTATTTTTGTTTGAGCTTTGTCAGTAAATCATAGAAAACTTTTTGACTAAATAAACTTTGATGGGAAATTCGTTGGTGATGTCGGTTTTTTCTGTTCGACGAACTATTCGTGAAGCATTCGAAGGAAagtttgttcatgttcgttcgtcaACTTTAAtgaatgaacaagaacaagaaaacaTGTTTGTTTAGTTACATGAAATAACATAAACATAGTTCTCGTCATTCATTTATGTCCTTGAATCTTTCATTTTTATGCACGTACGTTTATAGAATCATTTATCAAATCTTTAATCATTTACTATATACTTGTAAATGCTTATAAATGTTCATTAATCATTTATGTACATTGACCATcaactatctaataaaacatttatttacaaaatacttgTATACATATGTTCATAACACCATTTATGCACGTAAGCTCATTAATCTATGTCTCTACAGATGAAGATTCATGTCcccaaataattataaattctAAAATTGGACTTAGTAATGATGAGTTTCTAGCTTAATGCTTCAAATTTTATGTATTCATTTGCGTTTGTTTGTTTACGTTCGTGTATTTTCATTCATAAACATAAACGAATAAACGTGAACGAATCAATCAGTTAGTGATCAAACAAACATGAACACAAGTTTGTGGTCGTTAATTCATCCATAAACTGTTCGTTATAACGAACATAAACAAAGTATCGTTCATGGACTTGAAGAAAGGTTGATGCTATATATTCAAGATACGGAGTAGTAGAGTTttgatttgtttaattaattaatatatacattagATGAATTAATTAATGTTGAAATTAAAATGCGTTAACCCTATCCTCAGAAGCTTAAAATAAGATGATTAAAAGGGAGATAATTAAGGGCCCCTAAGGATACAAAGTTTAGTCGATTACTGTACTTGATTTAACCTGATCGATTTGATTAAAATAAACAGTGATGATAAAAAGAGCAAGCTAGCTAGATACCCACATAATTACACATGTGCTATTATATTAGTCATGTTAACTACAGAATGTATTGGATCTCATCAAATCTAGCTACTACTCTCaaacaaaaactttattttgCAACAAATGATCGACTCCATTGAAAAATTTGCATCGCTAATCCACTACATATGTTACTAATTGTCTAATTAATGGCTTGATATTATGTTGGTCGTTGTTACAGTATTAATTTATGAACTGATCAGCAAACATTAATGCTAAATAACTACTAGACTATTGAGCCAACTTTTGATGACTCCtggtttataattttttgatgGTATAAAAGACATGGTACCAGTCAATTTTACAGCACAAAATGTATGCATATGGATGGACCACAAAGGTCAACTATTGAGATGGGTCTCTAATTTCCCTAGCTTCTCTCAAGCAACTTTGTGTTTGTTGATGTATGCAGCTACGCAAAGAGTCACTACTTCTTATATTATTCCATCCTACATaccaaaacaataataaatctCCAACATGCATGACCATAGTGTCAGCTTTCTCTAAAAAACGGTATACTACAATTAATGTTGCATTTGTCTACACTTTTAAttagtgtgaataaattaaaaaattttgtcacgtttttatttatgtaaatttatgtataattgaaggtgtgtagaaatttcttcacactaaaaagtgtgtagaattaaaatTGTCCATGCTAATTAAAAAGGTAGTATGAACAAATGAGgttattaaaaagtgtgaacttttaattctacacactttttagtgtgaagaaatttttacacatttttagtTCTATATATTTTGACACATATAAAATCatgacaaatttttaatttgttcacacttatagttaaatgtgaacaaatgcaacattatttgtagtggtAATCATATATGTGTATGAAGTACCTGATCATGTCTTATTCAACtcttattcattatatatatagggtaaggttcatgtgagaaccgTTCACATATGAAAAGAGGTAGAGTATAAATTGATATGCtcatatataaatgaatttgtttacatataccattcacatataaatatcaagttataatttaaagttgggttctcatgtttctTCCAATATAAAAGGTTCTCACATGAACATTTTCACATATATGAAGGTATCATTTGAGGAGAATGTGGGGAAAGTATGGAATTGGAGATATTATGAAGGATTTAAATGATATTTGCTACTTTAAGTTTAGAAGTTTGGAAGGGATGAATAATGTGATAGAGCAGAGTCCTTGGATGGTTAATGGGAAACCATTGGTAGTACAAGAATGGAATGCTGAGGTAAATATTGAGAAAACTGATCATAGTAAGATTCCTATATGGGTTAAAATGATGAATGTACCACTAGAAGCCTGGACCATGAAAGGGATAAGTGCTTTGGCTAGCAGATTGGGTAAACCTCTGAAGATGGATAATATGACTGCTATTATGTGTCATAAAGGGATTGGGAGGTTAGGGTATGCTAGGGTGCTGGTGGAAGTTGATGCTAAGGAGAATCTACTTGAAAGAATTGAAGTAGTGTATAAGGATGAGCAGAAAAgcattaaaaggaaaaaagttgTGAATGTTGAGTATAATTGGAAACCTGATATGTGTAATCTTTGTAAAGTATTTGGACATTCTAATGAGAAGTGTAAGATGCAGAAGAAGGATGAAAAGGAAATAGAATGTGAGATGCATAATAAGGAGATAAGTAATTTTGATAACAGTAGGAAGACTGATATTTTCCAAAGGCCTAGAGGTGAAAAGTTTTAAGAGAAGCCAAGAAACCAATGGTTTAATGGAAATAGGAAAGGGTATAATGAACCTAATAGGAAAATATGGCAGAATAGAGTCACAAATACAAAGAAGGATGATGTTCAGGGTAAAGAAAGTGgaatacatacaaataaatatgtTGTTTTAGCTGAGAAAAAGGAGAATGTAGGTGACAAAATGGATCAAGGTGAGAAGTTGATTGTGGaagaatatattaaaaataaacagcAGCCATCTATGGATATAACCAAAAAGTGGTCAAATAAGATGATCTACTATTTTAAGGAGAGATGGGAAGCTGTGCAACTGGAGGGTGATAATACTGAAGAGGAAAATGTTAGGGAGAATGAGAATGAGGCAATTAAAAACTTGATTGCTAATGAAATAGGTGGAGGTGATACTCAACTGTTTAATTGAGGATTATTGATTTATGGTTTTAGTCATGGAGTTTAAAATTGCTTGTTGGAATATTAGAGGAGCAAATAATGAATTGAAGCAGAATGAGGCAGTTAAGTTAATTAGGGAGGAGAAATTACAGATTTAAGCTTTTATAGAGACTCATTTGAAAGTTAATACTGTGAATAAAATTGGAAATAGGATTTTTAATAACTGGGACTGGGTGTCTAATATTCAGCACAGTCCAACTAGTTGTAGAATTTTAGTAGGATGGAATCTAATAAGGTGAATCTAATGTTGATAGATATGAATAAGCAAGCTATGTTATGTAGTATAGAAGCTTGTTAGAGTAATATCAAGTTCTATTGTAGCTTTGTGTATGCAAGCAATAGTGGGACTGAAAGAAGAGTGCTTTGGAAAGATTTAGAAAGGCATAAGCAGTTTGTGGGAGAATGGCCTTGGGTTATTATTGGGGATTTTAATGTCACTCTTAATAACAATGAGTATTCTACTGGAGGATCTAATGTCTCTATGGATATGCTTGAGTTTAGAGATACTGTTAATAAGGTGGAGGTTGATGATATTGGGAGTAGTGGCTTCCACTTTACATGGACAAAGTCCCTTAAAAGTAAGGAGTGTACCATTTTGAAGAAGTTAGACAGGATTTTGGTTAATGAAgattttattaagaaatatCCTGATGCACATGGAGTGTTTTTACCTTACTTAATATCTGATCATAGTCCTGCAATAGTGATTTTTAAAGATGAACAGTACAGGAAAGGAAGATCTTTTAGATTTTCTAACTTTATTACTGAGAAAGAGGGTTTTTTGGATGTGGTTAAAAAGGAGTGGAATGAGAATGGGTAGGGATATCATATGTACAGACTTGTGCAGAATTTGAAAAGATTGAAAAAGCCTCTTAATAGATTGAGCTGGAGTAATGGAAATTTGTTTGAGAAAGTAAATAGTTTGAGGGAGAATCTTAGGAAGGTTCAGGATATTTGTGATAAAGAGCCATGTAATGCTGAGATTAGAAAAGAAGCTGCAAAAGTTTTGAATGAGTATGTTGAAGCAAAAAGTGAAGGTACATTGGCTTAAAGAGGGTGATAAAAATACAACATATTTTCATAGTATGTTGAAATCTAGAAGGAATAAGAATAGAGTTGAGATGATTTGTGATGACAAAGGAAATAGGTATGAAGGGGAAGGGGTGGCTGCACAATTTGTTGCTCATTTTGAGAATTTTCTTGGGAAAACATTGCCTGTGGAACCTCTAATGGAAGGTTTATTTAAGAATGTGCTAAATACTGAGGAAGCTAATGAAATGGTGAGATGTGTGACTGATGAAGAAATTAAAGAAGCAATGTTTGAGATTGATAGTAATAAGGCTTCTGGCCCTGATGGATACACCTCTGGTTTTTTTAAGAAGGCTTGGGTGGTGATTGGTAAGGATGTATGTAATGCTGTTAGGGAATTTTTTATTAATGGTAAGCTGCTTGGGGAAGTAAATGCAACTTTAGTAGCCTTAATTCCTAATATTACTACCCCTAATAAGGTATCAGACTTTAGACCTATAGCTTGTTGCAATGTTATCTACAAATGCATAAGTAAGATTCTAACTAAAAGAATTCAGAATGTGCTTGGAAAGATtgttcatattattcaaagttCATTTGTGCTTGGAAGACACATTCAAGATAACATTTTGATTGCACAAGAATTGTTGAGGGGGTATAACAGGAAGTATGGACCAAGGAGATGTGCTATGCAAATTGATATACAAAAAGCATATGACACTGTAAGTTGGAGTTTTTTAAGGGACATTTTAGAGAAGTTTGGGTTCCACAAGAGGATGGTGCATTGGATTATGACTTGTGTCACTTCTACAAAATTCTCTGTTTGTTTTAATGGGGAAATTCATGGATATTTTAAAGGAGGAAGAGGATTAAGGCAGGGAGACCCAATTTCCCCTTATTTGTTTACACTAGTGATGGAAGTCTTAAATCTTATCATGTGTAAAAATATTGGAGATTCTAAGGAATTCAAGTATCATTTTGGGTGTAAGGTGTTGTGCTGATGATTTGTTAGTTTTGTGTAAAGGGGATGTTGCTTCTGTTAAGGTAGTTAAGCAAAGTCTGGATGATTTCTCCAAGGTTTCTGGTTTAATTCCTAACTTGGGTAAAAGTGTTATATTTTTTGGAAGCATGGCTGAAAGGGATAAAGCTGAGATATTACAAATTATGCCTTTTAAATGTGGGAAGCTTCCTGTTAGATATTTGGGGGTGCCATTACTTGCTAAGAAATTGAGTGTTGCAGACTGTAGAATTCTCATTGATAGAATTAAGAGTAGAATTGATTGCTGGAGGAATAAAACTTTATCCTATGCTGGTAGAATTCAATTGATATCTTCAGTTTTAGCCTCAATGCAAGTTTATTGGGCTTCAGTGTACATGATACCTAATACTGTGATCAAAGAATTGAgaaagttttcaaaagttttctatGGAATTCTGGGGAATCTGCTAAAGGTAAAGCTAGAGTGGCTTGGAAAAATGTGTGTAAACCTAAAGATCAAGGTGGTTTGGGTTTAAAGGATATGCATCTGTGGAATGAAGTTTTATTACTGAAACAGTTTTGGAAAATAGTAGAGGATAAAGATTCACTTTGGGCTAAATGGGTTAATgtggtaaaattaaaaaattctaaTGTTTGGGTTGTTTCAGTTGATAAACAGGATAGTTGGGGATGGAAAGTAATGATGGATTTAAGAGATAAAATTAGAGGTTTTGTTAGATATGAAGTTGGTAATGGTAGGAGAATTTCTTTGTGGTATGATAGGTGGTGTACAGTTGGTCCTTTGTGTGATCAAATTACAAGAAGAACTATTTTTGAAGGTAAATTTAGAGATAATATGACAGTTGCAAATatgattattgatggaaaatggAGGTGGCCAGAGGATTGGTTAAATAAATATGAGTTCTTGAGAGATATTGAGGTTCCAAATTTGTAGGAAAGCAGGGAGGATAGGGTAAAATGGCTCACTAAACAGAATTCTTTGGTGCAGTTCTGTACAAATCAAGTTTGGAAAGATTTGAGACCTGATTGGGAAAAGGTAGTTTGGAAGAATGTTGTTTGGTTTAGTCATATGGTGCCAAGGCATGCATTTATCTTGTGGTTGGCAGTTCAGAGAAAGTTGATGACTCAAGATAGAATAATGAAATGGCAGACTAATGGGGATTTTACATGTCCTCTGTGTCAAAGAGGAGTTGATAGTCATGAACACTTGTTCTTTCAATGTGAGTATGCAATGCAAGTGTGGAAGAATATTACAGATAACTCTCCTATATTAAGTGGCAGTATAGGGATGTTTGATGTAATTGAGAAAATTGCAGCAATGAAAACCCAGAATAATCTTGCAGTTATTGTTAGCAAATTGGTCCTGGCTGCATCTGTCTATTTTGTGTGGCAGGAAAGGAATTTGAGAAACTTTAAGA
Coding sequences within:
- the LOC122592176 gene encoding uncharacterized protein LOC122592176 → MYRLVQNLKRLKKPLNRLSWSNGNLFEKVNSLRENLRKVQDICDKEPCNAEIRKEAAKVLNEYVEAKSEGNRYEGEGVAAQFVAHFENFLGKTLPVEPLMEGLFKNVLNTEEANEMVRCVTDEEIKEAMFEIDSNKASGPDGYTSGFFKKAWVVIGKDVCNAVREFFINGKLLGEVNATLVALIPNITTPNKVSDFRPIACCNVIYKCISKILTKRIQNVLGKIVHIIQSSFVLGRHIQDNILIAQELLRGYNRKYGPRRCAMQIDIQKAYDTILRNSSIILGVRCCADDLLVLCKGDVASVKVVKQSLDDFSKVSGLIPNLGKSVIFFGSMAERDKAEILQIMPFKCGKLPVRYLGVPLLAKKLSVADCRILIDRIKSRIDCWRNKTLSYAGRIQLISSVLASMQVYWASVYMIPNTVIKELRKFSKVFYGILGNLLKFWKIVEDKDSLWAKWVNVVKLKNSNVWVVSVDKQDSWGWKVMMDLRDKIRGFVRYEVGNGRRISLWYDRWCTVGPLCDQITRRTIFEGKFRDNMTVANMIIDGKWRWPEDWLNKYEFLRDIEFCTNQVWKDLRPDWEKVVWKNVVWFSHMVPRHAFILWLAVQRKLMTQDRIMKWQTNGDFTCPLCQRGVDSHEHLFFQCEYAMQVWKNITDNSPILSGSIGMFDVIEKIAAMKTQNNLAVIVSKLVLAASVYFVWQERNLRNFKKEERSVETLCRIIKDNVRHKMMSISVKNTMKVSNIAKGWNLRWSNNSLVAIED